Below is a window of 'Nostoc azollae' 0708 DNA.
TATTAAAATAGATTCTAGTAAAGGCCAATTCCGGTCTTTATCAGACATTTCAGTTGCAGCCAAAGGCCAAGAAATTTCTAAAAGTGGATCATCATAACGCAAACCACGCTCATAACCAGGAGTGTAAAATTCACCCACTTGATACACAACTTCAGCCCCATCTGTTAAAGCTTGATAACCGTGAGCAAACATTTCCGGTACATATAAAGCCCGGCGGTTTTCCGCACTTAGTTCTAGACCAATATGCGACAGATAAGTTGGAAACTCAGGACGCATATCCACAATTACATCATAAATAGCTCCTTGAGTACAACGAACTAATTTAGTTTCTGCCGCTGGTAGAAGTTGGTAATGCATTCCTCGCAATGTACCTTTTATATGATTAAAAGAAAGGTTACATTGAGCAACCGTCGGCTTTAAGCCATGGTTAGCAAATTCCTGAGCACAAAAAGTCCGAGCAAAGAAACCACGCTGATCTGGTTTTTCTTCTAAGTCAATAATAAAAGCACCAGGGAGTTCAGTTTTCGTAAAAATCATAGTTTTCTAAGTAACAGGTAGCAGAAAATTACATAAGAGTTCAGGAGTCATAATGGTTGAGACTTTGGTTAACTATCAAATAGTATTTTTGGTGTTAGCCTGAAAGAGTTGACTGCTGATGGCTGTTCGCGTAGCGTGCCGTTAGGAATTAGCTAAATGCTTACAAAATTACGTTTACAATGACTAATTATCCGTAAGCACTAGAAATGGTAAGGATTGAATTACCATATATAATTTACTAACCATTTCCTATGCTCTCAGGGATTTATTGTTTTTTGGGTCTGATGAAAGTATAATCATTGTATTGAGTACAAAGTTCTGGACGCTTTGGTGAATTCGATGTGTAGATAAAAAATAGTGTTGAGCGTGCTTCGGATCTTACAGTACCATGATGTAAAACATTTCTAGGATCTACAAAAATCACAGTTCCCGCTTTGCCTGGACAGTATTTCCAAGCTGATTTAGGAATAAAATTGATCATTTGTTGATCGTTAATTCCTAAAAAGTTAGACTTCCAGAGTGCATAATCAACTCGATAATAATTATACCAGTCTAAAAGATTAGCAGGTAATGGTATATATTCAAAAGCACCGTGTCTTTCTGTCACATTATGTAAATATATGATGACTTTAATCATCCGTCGGTCTTCCGCATCCTTATGCCACAACAATGTTTGTAATTGCTGCTGATTGGGGAAGTCTTTCCGCATATGAACACCATGAAAGGCTATAGGTAATCCTATATAGTTTTCGATGATATCTTGTAGGCGTTCTTCAATTCCCCAAGTAAAAAACTCTGGCAAATCTGTAACTGTATAAATTTGGGGTAATTCATATCTTGATTGCATATTCGTTGGACTTTTCATCATAGCTGCATAACTGTTAGCACGATCTAACATTTCTGCAGTTGATGGTAATCCTAACTTCTCTAAAGAAGTGATGTAAACACCTTCCCCTGTTAGAGTCCTGGCAATTAATTGATCAGAATTAGATAATACAGGTAAATTTTTTCTGTGCCTGAATAATGATATTCGATAACCTAGCTCAGAAGTCAGGTTACTTATTTTGTCGTTAAGCTTGGTAATAATCATAGAACTTCTAGCTTTCTCCTTCCTTATTCTTTATTACTACGGACAATTTGGTTAGATATTGGCTGAGATTCTGCAATTTTCAATTCTGGATAAGCCATGATTTCAAAAGCAGAAATAGTCACTAATGCTAAAAAAGGAACGACTGTTTGAATAGCGGAAACTGGCCATCTTCTCAAAGCACCTAAGAAAACTCTCAAGTTAATTTCTCGGAAATTATGCAGCATCATTTTTCCAGAAAATTGCTTGGAATATCCGTTCTCTTGCAGCTTTAAAATTACTTCTGGGATGTGTTTATATTGCATTAATAGCGCAGATTTTGGCTCTTCTTGCCAATAACTTACACCAATAATACATTCCAGATAGGTATCTTTAGTGACAATTATTTTGCCATTAGCAGCACAATAACCCGCTAAATATGCTAAAGATATCCAGTTATTGATAGCATTTGGCCAAATTTGTAGAGCGCGTTTAACTAAGTCAGTACGATATATTGTAGCAGTGAGAAAAATGACTGCTCCCACACTTTTAGTAAAACAATATTCAAAGATTGCTTTACCATCACCCTCACCATTTTCAGTATCAGCATCAAACCAGCAATTACCACAAATTGTCGGTGGATGAACTGCTTCACCAGTTATTTTATTTTTACCAGAGAAATTGAGGAAAACCAATGATAAATCCTCAATTCTTTTTATTTTCTCTATTACATAACTTACTGCTCTTTCTTGAATGGGATCATCATCGCCAATTGTCCAAACATATTTTGTATTTGCCGAACTTAAGCAATAAATAATATTTCTCATTACGCCTAAGTTTTCACTATTTCGATTAGATATAAAAGTGATATTATTAAGAGTATATTGCCATTTCTGGATAATTTCTTGAGTGTTGTCAGTCGAACAATTATCAGAAACTAATATCTCACATTCACATTCATAGCCTTTGATAGCTTTAGAAAGCCACTCTAATTGTCGCTCAAGTGAATTTGCCCGATTATAAGTAGGAATAGCAATGGTCAATAATTTATTCATGGGTGATTAGATCAATTGTCAATATCTTAAATTTACTATTTGTTTGAATTCTCATCCTATTTATTGGTTATTGTACTGAAATGTTTATTGGTTATTTTACTGAATGATTAAGAAGTCTCCAACGACATATACCTACTGAACTTCAGTAGAGTATGATAGACAATATTTATTGTCGTCAAAATCCATCTTCTCACGGCACCTAAAACTACCCTCAAATCGTTTTCTGCAAAGTGATCGATAATTAATTTGTAGCAAAATAAATATTTCTCTATAGCCTATTTCTATGAGTTTTACATACATCATGGTTAAGTCTAAATAATACATCCTCAACCGTAGTTTTTCCCCAGGTGCAGAATTGATGCCGCAAGCATTTTCTAAATAAACATCTGTGGTAATTTTTACACTTCCCTGATCAGCAGAAAATGCATTTCAATAGGCCTGAGATTCTCTGTTATTTACACTAGAGATCTATGATCTTAACGCCTATTGAACTGCTTGTGTTTTGTATACTTGAGCAGTCATAAAACCCAGACTACCAAAGTTCTAATGTAAATAATTTTCAATCAGAGGTTTACAACCAGATACAGTTTCTTCATCTTTAACAGTGAAGCAGTGTTCATGAGCTAGTTTACCACTTCCTAAATAAAGCCAGGAGAAATCCAAAATTAATAATGCTAATTCTGGATGAGTTTTCAGGTTGTTGATTACATATCCTAAAGTCCTTATTTGAATCCGAGCGTCATCACTAATTACCCAAACATATTCAGTTCTAGCAGATTTAAAGCAATGAGCTATATTAGCCATTACACCAATATTACTTATACCTTTATTCGTTATAAATGAAGTCTGATTAAATATTGTCTGCCATTTATTAATGATTTCTTGAGTGTTATATGTGGAAGAATTATCAGAAATATTTATTTCACATTGAGGTTTAAAACCCTTAATAGCTTTTGCTAACCAAGAGAGTTGTTGCTCTAAAAAGGTGGCGCGATTGAATCTAGGAATACCAACTGTAAGTAATTTATTCATATTTGATGCTGCTGGATTTCATAGGCGAACTTGAGAAAACTAGTAACGCTGTGAATTCAAAATGCTTCTTTCAGAAGAGCTACGCTAACAAAACTCAAAATGTATACGTCGTTAGTTTTCAGAGATTTGGAATCGTTGCTTTATTTACGCCGTACTCCACTAGCTTGTAAATGATGGCTTTCCGAACCAAATTTTTCGACTCAGAAACTTAAACTACTACATTATCGCATTTAGCCCAGAAGAAATTTTGATCAATTTGTTGAGTGCGAATCAGATACTCTAGCTGCTTTAATCTTGTGAATCCTCTAAACAAGAAAGTATCTTCAGTCATGTCAATTTGACTGAATAAATCAAATAGTTGTTTAGCGCCAGTTTGAGCATTCCATTCACACTTAAATCCGGGTAGGACTGTGTTGATTTTCTCGAAAGATACTCGATAGCTACGATTGTCTGAACCGTTATTACCAAAGGTTAATTTACAACTAGGGAAAGTATCAGCAATGATTTCGGCGATTTCTTTAACGCGATAGTTATTCGCTGTATCTCCAACGTTAAAAACTTGATTGTGGACAATATCTCTTGGTGCTTCCAAGGCACAAATAATAGCTTGACAAATATCTAAAGCATGAACTAATGGCCGCCAAGGAGTACCATCACTGGTCATTTTAATTTCTTTGGTAGTCCATGCTAAACCAGATAGATTGTTTAAAACAATGTCAAATCGCATTCTTGGAGAAGCACCAAAAGCGGTAGCATTTCGCATAAATGTAGGAGAGAAATCATCATCAGCTAATGGTTTAATATCTCTCTCTACTAATGTTTTGCATTCTGCGTAAGCTGTTTGCGGATTAACAGGTGATTCTTCTGTGACATCACCTTCACTGGCAACACCATAAACACTGCAAGAAGACATATAAAGAAAGCGACGTACCCCCATTCTTTTCGCTAAGTTAGCTAGATGAACAGAACCTAAATGATTAATTTCATAGGTAATGTGAGGTGCTAATTGTCCAGCGGGATCATTAGAAAGTTCCGCCATATGAACTATTGCATCCACACCTTCTAAATCTTCAGGAATAATATTGCGAATATCTTTGTTGAGGGTTTTAGCTGTGATGTTAGTTCCGTTATATAGCCAACCAACTTTATAAAAACCTGTGTCTAGTCCGCTCACTTCGTGACCTTTAGCAATTAATAAAGAAGGTAGTAAAGAACCGAGATATCCTTCTGTTCCTGTGACTAATATTTTCATGATTTTTAAATATCTTGAGGTATGGAGTTACTTTTGGTTTCAGATGTAGAGCATGACTAATTAACCGCAAATTAACATAGATTAATACGGATGAAATTTTCCACAAATTCCCATTCTAAATTTGGTTTAGGCTACTAAGCTTTGTAAATGAGACTGTTCCGATGTAAATGAGACTGTTGCGATATTTGAGTGACAATCGCTTTACCAATTTCTAGAGAAGATGTAGCTGCGGGAGAGGGTGCATTGCAAACATGAATGGAGTTATCACCTTGGATGATTAAAAAATCGTCTACTAATGAGCCATTATTCATTAATGCTTGGGCGCGAACTCCTCCATGGGTTGGGACTAAATCTTCTGCTTGAACTTCGGGAATTAGTTTTTGCAAACTTCTCACAAAGGCGGCTTTACTAAAGGAACGAATAATTTCTTGAATGCCTTCGTCAGCGTGTTTGGCGGCTAGTTTCCAGAATCCCGGATAGGTGATTACTTCGGCAAAATCTCTCAGGTCAAAATCGGTTTTCTTATAACCTTCGCGTTTGAGACTGAGAACTGCATTTGGCCCTGCGTGAACGCTATTGTCAATCATGCGCGTGAAGTGAACACCCAAAAAGGGAAAGTCCGGGTTAGGAACTGGGTAAATCAAGGTTTTGACGAGATAGCATTTTGCGGGTGTGAGTTCGTAGTATTCACCACGGAACGGGACGATTTTTGCTTGGGGATTTACTTTACCTAATTTTGCAATGCGATCACTATGCAATCCGGCACAATTGATCACAAATTTAGTTTCAAAATTACCCTTGCTGGTATCAATTACTTGGTTTTTACCTCTTTGGAAGATTTGGTTAACTTTGGTATTGAGGCATAAATCTCCCCCTTGTTTTTGAATAACTTCAGCGTATTTTAAACAAACTTGTTTGTAATTAACAATGCCTGTAGATAATACGCGAATTCCACCTACACAACTAACATGAGGCTCAATCTCTTTAACTTCTTCGGGACTAATTCTTTGCAGTGCTATGCCGTTATCTAAACCTCGTTTGTAGAGGTTCTCTAAACGTGGGAGTTCTTGTGATTCTGTGGCTACAATCACTTTACCACAAAGGTCATGCTCAATATCATGCTTTTGGCAGAATTCAACCATTGAACGACTGCCTTCACGGCAAAATTGAGCTTTAAAGGTGCCTGGTTTGTAGTAAATTCCCGAATGAATTACGCCGCTATTATTACCTGTTTGGTGAAATGCCCATTGACTTTCTTTTTCTAAGACTAAAATCTTGGCATGGGGATAGCGATCGCCTAAAGCCATAGCTGTAGAAAGTCCAACTATCCCCCCACCAATAATCGTAAAATCATACATTAGTAATTTTTCCCCAATCGAAAATCTAAGTTCTAAAATCTACTATTGTCAGCACTTATGCAACTCATATATTAGTATGGTGTATCAGATGTTGAGAATCTGTTGATATTAGCCAATATATCACGGCTGAATCACCCTAGGACTTTAGTGTGAAACTTCGAGAAATCCTAATTTTTATTACCACACTTTCCAAGGCGCTTCATCATTTTCCCATAGCCCTTCTAAGTATTGTTTATCTCTTAAAGTATCCATTGGTTGCCAAAACCCATTATGTCTAAAAGCTGAAAGTTGTTCCATATCAGCTAATTTTTCCAATGGCTCTTGTTCCCAAACGGTAGATTCATCAGTAATGAAGTTAATTACTTCAGGTTCAAGCACAAAATAACCGCCATTAATCCACGCACCGTCGCCTTCCGGTTTTTCTCTAAAACTAGTAATTCTAGTTTGCTCTTGTCCTAGGGAAATTGCACCAAACCTTCCTACTGGTTGGACTGCGCTTAATGTTGCTAACGTTTTTTGTTCTTTATGAAACTTTATGAGTTCAGTGATATTTACATCACTAACACCATCACCATAAGTAAAGCAAAAAGTTTCATTACCAATATGTTCTCTGACTTTTCTTAAACGTCCACCTGTCATGGTATTATCACCTGTATTAACTAAGGTAACTCGCCAGGGTTCAGCATACCCAGAATGTATACTCATCTGGTTAAAGCGCATATCAAAAGTCACATCTGACATATATAAGAAGTAGTTAGCAAAATACTCCTTGATGATGTAACCTTTGTACCCGCAACAGATGATAAATTCATTAATACCATGAGCCGAATATATCTTCATGATATGCCAGAGAATTGGCTTACCTCCAATCTCAACCATCGGCTTCGGCCTGATACTCGTTTCTTCACTGAGGCGTGTACCCAGTCCGCCAGCCAAAATCACTGCTTTCATGCAATCACCTTAAAGATTTATTTTATTTAGGTTATTATTTGAGTTTTTAGGGATGAGGAGGATGCACCACAAATAGAGGAATAATCTAGATAAAAAATCAACTTCTATACACTTCTCTCTATGACTAACCTAGAAATAATTTAACTGGAAACTGCTGAAAAATTATCAAGAATTAGTAAATTTAAGATATTTTATATGTAAAAAAGTAAAAAATTTATGAACACCAGTGGTTATACCTCACATATATACATTTAATGAAGATTAATAAATTTAATATAAATTAAATACCCTCTAACTAATATTAAGTATCTTGAGAGGGGTAGTTTGTAAGTATTGAAGGTTGAGTGTAAAGATTTATTCGTGATAGGGTAGTGTGGGGTTAGCCATGAGGTAGGAGTTATAAATAGGTCAGAATAGTCTCAAATCTGAAAAAGTTTTTGATTGTTATCTGTCACCGACTATATCAAGGTTGAACTTGGTTAAAACTTGTGGAACTTTGGAATAAAGTATCACACTTTTTGGAGACAATAACACAAATATTACTGAGGGCTTGCTGGTAGTTATCCATATCCTCATCTTCAAGGTAAATTTGAGCGGATTTTTCTAAATCTTCAATGGCTTGAGCATGGTTTTGTTGGACTGTATTTTCACCGTATTGTGCTAGTTCATAATGAACCATACCCCGTTTGAGATAAACTTTAGCCATGCGTGGATTGATATTTATTGCTTGGGTAAAATCTACAATTGCCTGTTTATATTCTCTAGCATAATTACTGCTATATTGGGCAAATTGATAACGGGCAAGACCACGCTGAAAATAAGCTTCTGCTTTGGAGGTATTGAGTTTAATTGCTTCAGTAAAATCTGCAATAGATTTCTGGTATTCGTGTTGATAATTACTGCTATATTTAGCCATTTGAGAACGCACAATACCTCGTCTAATATAAGCTTCAGTATCACGTACATTGATGTGAATAGCAGTGTTGAAATTGTTGATAGCTTTTTGATATTCTTGTTCAGGGTCGCTACTATAATCAGCCAGCATATAATAAGCATTACCCCTATTGACTAGTGCTTTCACTTCCTGGGGATTAATTTTTAGCGCCTGGTTATAGTCTGCTAATGCTCCTTCATAATCGTTCAGATTATAGCGGGCATTACCTCTATTGATATAGAACTTAGAAAAAGTAGATTTTTTTTTAATTCCTTGGGTGAAATTTTCGATTGCTTGTTCATAGTCTCGCTTTTGATAAGCTTCATTACCCCGGTCATAGTAATCAATAAAGGTGAGACTGTCAGTCTGAATACTATTATTTCCTAAGTGAGATATTAAGGATTGTTGGGTATAAGGATTTTGGGAAATAAAAGGACGAGTGAATTTAATCATTATGTCGAGATATCCTAATAAACCAAAACCTAACAAGCAAAAAATAATAGTATAAAACCTTGTTTTGTTTGGTTTTTTAGCTGCTTGATAAGCAGAAAGATTGGCAGTAAGTATTGGTTGCCAATGATGTAGAGGAGATGGAGAAATAGCTGGCTTGCGTATACGAGGAATTGGGAGATGGTACTTTTTAGATTTGCAACGTGGTTTGAGATGCTCTCCACAAGCGATCGCCTCCAGTGATGGAAAAGGATCACGTCCACCTAATTGGGAAGCACGTTCACACCAAGGACATTTATTGAGGTGATTATGGTAAAGATGCTGGGGGTTTAGAGAACAAGTGACAAGACTCTCCTCAGCCTCTGCGATCGCAGATAACCAGGTTTGAGCAGTAGGACGCAATTGAGGACTGTTGTGACCATCTTCAAAACAACGCACAAACAGTTCCTGTAAACGGGGATGAAGCATCTGCCAAGCAGGTGCAATAGGAGTAGGTAAATAGGGAACTTTCTGCTTTTGACTGTAAGTAAAATGACCAGCAACTATTCTGGCTTCATAACCCGGTGGATCAAATAAACCTTGAAAAATTCCAGAAAATGGGTGAGTACCTTCCATTAATAATTGAAATATTAGCACTGCTAACCCAAATAAATCATGATGACTTTCCCGATCATAGTCAGCAAAAGTTTTATTCTGTAATTCTGAAGGTGTATACTCCGGTTTACCTACTGAACAACGATAGACAATATTTTTCTCTGGATCACGTACTTGAAATGAATCTGTATCTACTAAGGTTATTAATGCAGTATTACTCACCAGAATATTTGATTCATTTACGTCCCCAATGCAGTATTGGCTGGCGTGTAGAGCTGCAAAAGCGGCCGATAGATTGCGAGCAGTACGCAATAAATATTGATAATTAAATAATGGGAAATTTTGACGTCGGTTCCCCGGATTGTAAAAATCCATAATCGGCCGCATTCCCCGAATGCGCGGCATTAAAAAGCCAATGATACTACCGCTACCATCCACAGCTTCCAACAATTCCTGTGGCCAAGCGATGGAAATATGCCCCAAATTAGCTGTAGGGTTTTCGGGGGGATTAGCTATCATGGCCTGAAGTTTTTGAGCATAGGTATCAATTGGCTTATGATAAATTTTTGCCACTAAATTTTCATCTGATGGCACTGTATAGACACAAGCTTCACCGCCACGCCCCAAACTAACAGTGAGATTGAGAGTTTCTTGCTTGGGAAGACAACGTAGTACCTGCATGGTGGAATATGTGCTTAAGAATGGTGGTTAAAATTAGTCAACAGTCAGGGAAATAGGGAACAGGATGTGATTTTTCGTGTTTATTCCTTTTGTAACGAGGGGGCTAAATACTTGTGACTGCGTTGTTTTTACCTTCAGGGCTTTCTTAATGCCGCTATAACCAAGGTCAAATCATCATCAGTCCTTTGGGTAATGCGCTCTGAACATAAAAACTTTATCAACTGTTCTTTGGCGATGGTCTTATCCTCGGCATTGGCGACAAAATCGAATAAAGGAAAGAAAAACGGTTTGTGCGGTTCACCCACTAGCATATTCAAAGCTAGCATTTGTAGTCCATCTGTAAGAACACTAAGATTCACTATTTCTTGCCGCAGTATTCTGAATTGTGCCGTATCTAAGGCATCAGGTGAAGTTAAAAATGTGGTTTCATTAATATATTCACCGCTGCTAGGAATGGTCAGTGCTATTAGGTTGCCTCTGCTATCCTTAGCTACGGCTAAACCATCA
It encodes the following:
- a CDS encoding glycosyltransferase, whose protein sequence is MNKLLTVGIPRFNRATFLEQQLSWLAKAIKGFKPQCEINISDNSSTYNTQEIINKWQTIFNQTSFITNKGISNIGVMANIAHCFKSARTEYVWVISDDARIQIRTLGYVINNLKTHPELALLILDFSWLYLGSGKLAHEHCFTVKDEETVSGCKPLIENYLH
- a CDS encoding tetratricopeptide repeat protein — protein: MQVLRCLPKQETLNLTVSLGRGGEACVYTVPSDENLVAKIYHKPIDTYAQKLQAMIANPPENPTANLGHISIAWPQELLEAVDGSGSIIGFLMPRIRGMRPIMDFYNPGNRRQNFPLFNYQYLLRTARNLSAAFAALHASQYCIGDVNESNILVSNTALITLVDTDSFQVRDPEKNIVYRCSVGKPEYTPSELQNKTFADYDRESHHDLFGLAVLIFQLLMEGTHPFSGIFQGLFDPPGYEARIVAGHFTYSQKQKVPYLPTPIAPAWQMLHPRLQELFVRCFEDGHNSPQLRPTAQTWLSAIAEAEESLVTCSLNPQHLYHNHLNKCPWCERASQLGGRDPFPSLEAIACGEHLKPRCKSKKYHLPIPRIRKPAISPSPLHHWQPILTANLSAYQAAKKPNKTRFYTIIFCLLGFGLLGYLDIMIKFTRPFISQNPYTQQSLISHLGNNSIQTDSLTFIDYYDRGNEAYQKRDYEQAIENFTQGIKKKSTFSKFYINRGNARYNLNDYEGALADYNQALKINPQEVKALVNRGNAYYMLADYSSDPEQEYQKAINNFNTAIHINVRDTEAYIRRGIVRSQMAKYSSNYQHEYQKSIADFTEAIKLNTSKAEAYFQRGLARYQFAQYSSNYAREYKQAIVDFTQAININPRMAKVYLKRGMVHYELAQYGENTVQQNHAQAIEDLEKSAQIYLEDEDMDNYQQALSNICVIVSKKCDTLFQSSTSFNQVQP
- the rfbC gene encoding dTDP-4-dehydrorhamnose 3,5-epimerase, producing MIFTKTELPGAFIIDLEEKPDQRGFFARTFCAQEFANHGLKPTVAQCNLSFNHIKGTLRGMHYQLLPAAETKLVRCTQGAIYDVIVDMRPEFPTYLSHIGLELSAENRRALYVPEMFAHGYQALTDGAEVVYQVGEFYTPGYERGLRYDDPLLEISWPLAATEMSDKDRNWPLLESILIGV
- a CDS encoding glycosyltransferase family 2 protein, producing the protein MNKLLTIAIPTYNRANSLERQLEWLSKAIKGYECECEILVSDNCSTDNTQEIIQKWQYTLNNITFISNRNSENLGVMRNIIYCLSSANTKYVWTIGDDDPIQERAVSYVIEKIKRIEDLSLVFLNFSGKNKITGEAVHPPTICGNCWFDADTENGEGDGKAIFEYCFTKSVGAVIFLTATIYRTDLVKRALQIWPNAINNWISLAYLAGYCAANGKIIVTKDTYLECIIGVSYWQEEPKSALLMQYKHIPEVILKLQENGYSKQFSGKMMLHNFREINLRVFLGALRRWPVSAIQTVVPFLALVTISAFEIMAYPELKIAESQPISNQIVRSNKE
- a CDS encoding NAD-dependent epimerase/dehydratase family protein → MKILVTGTEGYLGSLLPSLLIAKGHEVSGLDTGFYKVGWLYNGTNITAKTLNKDIRNIIPEDLEGVDAIVHMAELSNDPAGQLAPHITYEINHLGSVHLANLAKRMGVRRFLYMSSCSVYGVASEGDVTEESPVNPQTAYAECKTLVERDIKPLADDDFSPTFMRNATAFGASPRMRFDIVLNNLSGLAWTTKEIKMTSDGTPWRPLVHALDICQAIICALEAPRDIVHNQVFNVGDTANNYRVKEIAEIIADTFPSCKLTFGNNGSDNRSYRVSFEKINTVLPGFKCEWNAQTGAKQLFDLFSQIDMTEDTFLFRGFTRLKQLEYLIRTQQIDQNFFWAKCDNVVV
- the lhgO gene encoding L-2-hydroxyglutarate oxidase, with protein sequence MYDFTIIGGGIVGLSTAMALGDRYPHAKILVLEKESQWAFHQTGNNSGVIHSGIYYKPGTFKAQFCREGSRSMVEFCQKHDIEHDLCGKVIVATESQELPRLENLYKRGLDNGIALQRISPEEVKEIEPHVSCVGGIRVLSTGIVNYKQVCLKYAEVIQKQGGDLCLNTKVNQIFQRGKNQVIDTSKGNFETKFVINCAGLHSDRIAKLGKVNPQAKIVPFRGEYYELTPAKCYLVKTLIYPVPNPDFPFLGVHFTRMIDNSVHAGPNAVLSLKREGYKKTDFDLRDFAEVITYPGFWKLAAKHADEGIQEIIRSFSKAAFVRSLQKLIPEVQAEDLVPTHGGVRAQALMNNGSLVDDFLIIQGDNSIHVCNAPSPAATSSLEIGKAIVTQISQQSHLHRNSLIYKA
- the rfbF gene encoding glucose-1-phosphate cytidylyltransferase — translated: MKAVILAGGLGTRLSEETSIRPKPMVEIGGKPILWHIMKIYSAHGINEFIICCGYKGYIIKEYFANYFLYMSDVTFDMRFNQMSIHSGYAEPWRVTLVNTGDNTMTGGRLRKVREHIGNETFCFTYGDGVSDVNITELIKFHKEQKTLATLSAVQPVGRFGAISLGQEQTRITSFREKPEGDGAWINGGYFVLEPEVINFITDESTVWEQEPLEKLADMEQLSAFRHNGFWQPMDTLRDKQYLEGLWENDEAPWKVW